GGTTCTGGGACACCTAGAACTATTGCCTTGTACTTGCGTTTAATCGCTTTTGTAATAAATGAATTTGTGAGTTGTCTGTGCGTTTGATCGTTCTTGGCGACTACCAGAAGCCCACTAGTATCTTTATCAAGTCGATGCACTATACCGGGTCGCCGGACGCCCCCAATTCCGGATAGAGTGGGTCCGCAATGGGATAATAAGGCATTAACTAAAGTGTTGTCGGGGTGACCGGGTGCAGGATGCACGACGAGTCCTGCTGGTTTATTAAGTACTATCAGGTCCTTGTCTTCATAGGCTATATCTATGGGTATCCGCTGTGGGTTTGGTTTGCTTGATTGAGGAGGAGGAACAGTTATGATGACCCTGTCACCAGCTACAACACGGGATGCTGGATCCCCATGGGGCTTCATATTTACTGTTACTTGGCCTTCAATGATAAGTGTTTTTACTCGTGTTCGAGAGAGTTCAGGCAGCTGTGTGGTTAGAAACTGATCTAGTCGGCTGCGTGCGGAGTTGGTTTTTACAGAGAATTGGTGTTTTTTTGCTTTCATTGCCCGGTTGGTATGTTGGAGTTTGAGCTATTAATATAACTGTCCTAAAATTTATTGTAATAGCCT
This genomic stretch from Rhodospirillaceae bacterium harbors:
- a CDS encoding RNA pseudouridine synthase; amino-acid sequence: MKAKKHQFSVKTNSARSRLDQFLTTQLPELSRTRVKTLIIEGQVTVNMKPHGDPASRVVAGDRVIITVPPPQSSKPNPQRIPIDIAYEDKDLIVLNKPAGLVVHPAPGHPDNTLVNALLSHCGPTLSGIGGVRRPGIVHRLDKDTSGLLVVAKNDQTHRQLTNSFITKAIKRKYKAIVLGVPEPRQSDVKASIGRNPKNRKKMAVVSKGGKAAQTFYQVEKIFGDKDASLIVCELTTGRTHQIRVHMAEIGHPVLADRLYGGHRGLRQNSGSLTKIILRDFPRQALHAFTLSFSHPTTNEFMEFRSNLPEDMANLVTLLESGQ